The proteins below come from a single Papaver somniferum cultivar HN1 chromosome 11, ASM357369v1, whole genome shotgun sequence genomic window:
- the LOC113325124 gene encoding protein ENHANCED PSEUDOMONAS SUSCEPTIBILTY 1-like, whose protein sequence is MSSAEVRHVSTTKVRPASCIDGSTKNHRRIDLNPVDLAFLRIAYMQKGLLFSNDEKCIIEKISNLKTSLSRTLDDFFPLAGRLAVENHEDDNTISVYINCNFEGVDFIHATADISVEDIVSPTYVPQSLIDPLFSLTGVPNYKGQSHPLLSVQVTELRDGAVFIGCSANHSVCDGTSFWHFINSWSEIARSADNHVSSPSPVFERWFIRETDCPIRLPFSLADKLSTAVGDSNTTEVSPLEGLVEKCFHFTKANIAALKARVNSEMVISSLQALLAHVWTAVIRCRSSLNDNYDDSRVLPVMLLMNNRTKLIPPLPETYFGNSLVVGLVTLKEGELIKKGSGVLASLLKEMVNSNNFEKSRSFIESWMEKPITPGPGGDVPEIFRNMFVARSSQWFNMYGNDFGWGRPIAVKTGRNGKNYGTTTVSPGPVEGSVDIEICLPVEVFKAMENDAEFMEAFSS, encoded by the coding sequence ATGAGTTCTGCCGAGGTTCGTCATGTCTCTACAACTAAGGTCCGGCCAGCAAGTTGCATCGATGGATCAACCAAAAATCATAGACGAATTGATTTGAATCCAGTTGATCTAGCATTTCTAAGAATAGCATACATGCAAAAGGGTTTACTCTTCAGTAATGATGAGAAATGCATCATTGAAAAGATAAGTAATCTTAAAACTTCTTTGTCACGTACACTTGATGATTTCTTTCCTCTAGCCGGTCGTCTTGCTGTTGAAAATCATGAAGATGATAACACCATCTCCGTCTATATCAATTGCAACTTTGAGGGTGTAGATTTCATCCATGCCACGGCAGACATATCTGTGGAAGACATCGTCTCTCCAACCTATGTTCCTCAAAGCTTAATCGATCCGTTATTTTCCCTCACTGGTGTACCAAACTACAAAGGTCAGTCGCATCCTTTACTTTCTGTTCAGGTAACCGAGCTGCGCGACGGTGCCGTTTTTATAGGATGCAGTGCAAACCATTCGGTATGTGATGGTACATCATTTTGGCACTTCATTAACTCATGGTCTGAGATTGCTAGATCTGCCGACAATCATGTTTCATCTCCTTCTCCGGTGTTTGAGCGGTGGTTCATCAGGGAAACTGATTGCCCCATCCGTCTTCCGTTCTCTTTGGCTGACAAATTGTCGACGGCAGTAGGTGATAGCAATACTACTGAAGTTTCACCACTTGAAGGTCTTGTAGAGAAATGTTTCCATTTTACTAAAGCAAACATTGCAGCGTTGAAAGCGAGGGTCAATTCAGAGATGGTAATATCATCATTACAGGCTCTATTAGCTCATGTTTGGACAGCCGTAATACGCTGTAGGAGCTCTTTAAACGACAATTATGATGATAGCCGAGTTCTTCCGGTTATGCTATTGATGAATAACAGAACTAAGTTGATCCCACCACTGCCGGAAACGTACTTTGGCAACTCACTAGTAGTGGGATTGGTAACTCTGAAAGAAGGTGAGCTGATCAAGAAGGGATCCGGTGTCCTGGCTTCGTTATTGAAGGAGATGGTCAACTCCAACAATTTTGAAAAGAGTAGAAGTTTCATAGAATCATGGATGGAGAAACCTATTACGCCGGGGCCTGGTGGTGATGTTCCAGAAATTTTCAGGAATATGTTTGTAGCTAGGAGTTCCCAGTGGTTCAACATGTATGGTAATGATTTCGGTTGGGGGCGACCAATTGCTGTAAAAACAGGTAGAAACGGCAAAAACTATGGCACAACTACTGTGAGTCCAGGACCAGTTGAAGGAAGTGTTGATATTGAAATTTGCCTACCGGTTGAGGTCTTTAAGGCTATGGAGAATGATGCTGAATTCATGGAAGCCTTTTCATCTtaa